The nucleotide window ACGCGGGGTTGCGGCACTGGCCTCGGGACTCACTGTTCTTCTCCCAGGATCTGCGGGACGGCGAAACGGTCCTGCTCCACCGCCGGTGCACCGGACAGGGCGGCGTCGGTCGTCAGCCCGGGGACCACGACATCCGGACGCAGCACATTCGCGAGTTCGGCCGGGTGAGCGGTACCGGGCACGTCGTCGGCTGCCACCTCCGACACCGACGCGACGTGAGTCAGGATCGAGTCCAGCTGCTCGGCGTAGACATCGAGTTCGTCCTCGCTCAGGGCCAGTCGTGACAATCGCGCCAGATGCGCGACCTCATCCCGCGATATGGACTTCGGTTCGCCAGCCACTGCAGCGTCCTTCCTCACATCACTGTTCGTTCGTCTGTCGTCATCTGTGCTCGCCTCATCGCGTCGTAGACACGGCTCGCACAACGTCTCCAGACTATGGGAACCCACGAGAGGGACTCACCCCAGCCACCGGTTGCGCCGCGGGCGCTGCGCGCGGCACGCACGCGGGTGCGAGAATGTCGCACGTGTCCTACCTGTTGCGGGTCTACCTCGAAGACCGGCCGGGCAGCCTCGGCGTGCTCGCCGTGCAGCTCGGCTCGGTCGGTGCAGACATCCTGTCACTCGAGGTCGTCGAGCGCGGCAACGGCTACGCCGTGGACGATCTCGTCGTCGAGGTGGCGCCCGGTTCGCTTCCCGACAGCCTGATCACCGCGGCCGAGAAGGTCAACGGTGTCCGCGTCGACTCGATCCGGCCCTACTCCGGTGTCCTGGACACCCACCGCGAACTCGAGCTGGTCGACCGGGTGGCCACCGCCGGTCGTGACCGGCTACAGGTCCTGGTGGACAACGCACCTCGGGTGCTGCGCGTCTCGTGGGCGATGGTGATCACCCCCGCCAGCGGCGGCGTGCTGCAACTCTTCGGCTCATCGGGAGCCCCGGAGACCCCGTTGACCAGGGCCGACTGGCTTCCTCTGGAGAGAGCCACCGAGCTCGACGCCGAGGGTGACTGGGTTCCGGGTGCGTGGCAGGAGATGGACACCCGCCTTGCCGCGGCGCCGCTGGGTTCGGAGTCGAAGGCGATCCTGCTCGGACGCATCGGCGGGCCGGACTTCCGGCCGTCGGAGGTCGCCCGGCTCGGTTACCTCGCCGGGATCGTCAGCACCGTCCTACGCGCCGAGAGTTAGTCCCGACGGTCGTCGGGCATCATGGACATATGACGTCCATCACGCTGGTTCAGGGCGACATCACGACGCAGTCCGTCGACGCGATCGTCAATGCCGCCAATTCCACCCTGCTCGGTGGCGGCGGGGTCGACGGCGCGATCCACCGGCGCGGCGGCCCGGCGATCCTCGCGGAGTGCAAGGAGCTACGCGCGGGCGCCTACCGCCGCGGACTGCCGGTCGGCGAGGCGGTGGCCACCACCGCGGGAGACCTGCCTGCGCGCTGGGTCATCCACACCGTCGGACCGGTCCACTCCTACGACGAGGACCGCTCCACCCTCCTCGTCTCCTGCTACCGCGAATCACTTCGTGTCGCAACCGAACTCGGGGCCACCACGATCGCCTTCCCGGCGATCTCGACCGGCGTCTACGGCTGGCCGATGGAGGACGGCGCCCGCAAGGCGGTCGACACGGTCCGTGCCGCGGTGCCGGACACCTCGATCGAGGAGGTCCGGTTCGTCCTCTTCGACCAGCGCGCCTACCGAGCGTTCGAGGCCGCACTGGCCTGATCGGTCACTCCGGGCTGCCGGTCTCCAGCAATTTCTTGAACGCGTCCTCGTCCAGCACCGGCACGCCGAGCTGTTCGGCCTTGTCGGCCTTGGTGCCCGGCGACTCCCCCACCACCACGTAGTCGGTCTTCTTCG belongs to Gordonia sp. KTR9 and includes:
- a CDS encoding amino acid-binding protein, giving the protein MSHVSYLLRVYLEDRPGSLGVLAVQLGSVGADILSLEVVERGNGYAVDDLVVEVAPGSLPDSLITAAEKVNGVRVDSIRPYSGVLDTHRELELVDRVATAGRDRLQVLVDNAPRVLRVSWAMVITPASGGVLQLFGSSGAPETPLTRADWLPLERATELDAEGDWVPGAWQEMDTRLAAAPLGSESKAILLGRIGGPDFRPSEVARLGYLAGIVSTVLRAES
- the gatC gene encoding Asp-tRNA(Asn)/Glu-tRNA(Gln) amidotransferase subunit GatC — encoded protein: MAGEPKSISRDEVAHLARLSRLALSEDELDVYAEQLDSILTHVASVSEVAADDVPGTAHPAELANVLRPDVVVPGLTTDAALSGAPAVEQDRFAVPQILGEEQ
- a CDS encoding O-acetyl-ADP-ribose deacetylase is translated as MTSITLVQGDITTQSVDAIVNAANSTLLGGGGVDGAIHRRGGPAILAECKELRAGAYRRGLPVGEAVATTAGDLPARWVIHTVGPVHSYDEDRSTLLVSCYRESLRVATELGATTIAFPAISTGVYGWPMEDGARKAVDTVRAAVPDTSIEEVRFVLFDQRAYRAFEAALA